In Deltaproteobacteria bacterium, the following are encoded in one genomic region:
- a CDS encoding outer membrane lipoprotein carrier protein LolA, which produces MNIKSATITCLIIFLVIAAAGMPGSAGAQEEQPGQPAMTVDQILDEVEKVYTAAGFSANFMQASTVKAMDITDTAAGKLWVKYPGKMRWVYERPEKQIIVSDGEHLWIYRPEDNQVLRGRADAFFGDGKGAGFLSDIRKARKDFDITLENIRFGDHYNLMMIPRQKTWDLARINLLVSRENYRITQVYTYNAYDDVTRIEFVDLNFDSNLAPSLFEFQIPDNVDILELE; this is translated from the coding sequence ATGAATATAAAATCGGCAACCATCACCTGCCTGATCATATTCCTGGTCATCGCGGCCGCCGGCATGCCCGGAAGTGCCGGTGCCCAGGAAGAACAGCCCGGCCAACCGGCCATGACGGTCGACCAGATCCTGGACGAAGTGGAAAAGGTATACACGGCTGCGGGGTTTTCAGCGAATTTCATGCAGGCGTCCACGGTAAAGGCCATGGACATCACCGACACGGCCGCGGGGAAACTGTGGGTCAAGTATCCCGGAAAGATGCGCTGGGTCTACGAGCGACCGGAGAAGCAGATCATCGTCTCGGACGGCGAGCACCTGTGGATCTACCGACCGGAAGACAACCAGGTGCTGAGGGGCCGGGCGGATGCCTTTTTCGGCGACGGCAAGGGGGCGGGATTTCTTTCCGATATCCGCAAGGCCCGGAAAGATTTCGACATCACGCTGGAGAATATCCGCTTCGGGGATCATTACAACCTGATGATGATTCCCCGGCAGAAAACCTGGGACCTGGCCCGCATCAACCTGCTGGTATCCCGAGAGAACTACCGCATCACCCAGGTCTACACGTACAATGCCTACGATGATGTCACCCGCATCGAGTTTGTCGACCTGAACTTCGATTCAAACCTTGCGCCGTCCCTGTTTGAATTCCAGATACCGGACAATGTCGACATTCTCGAGCTCGAATAA
- the nadA gene encoding quinolinate synthase NadA, with protein MKEKIKSLVKEKNAIILAHNYEPAEIQDIADLCGDSLELSIRASQTDAEVILFCGVHFMAETASILSPEKTVLLPRQEAGCPMADMITPEALEKKLKELPPMPVVTYVNSPAAVKALSTICCTSANAVKVVNSLPDDEVLMAPDRNLARYTAAHSDKKIHLWEGFCPVHDRLTVEEVRSALQAHPEAVFMAHPECRLDVLELADAVVSTSGMIRYAAESPEKEFIVGTEAGLLHPIRKANPGKTFYPVSEKMICPDMKKISLEDVARSLEFMTGVVKVPDEIRMPALKAVERMIELK; from the coding sequence ATGAAGGAAAAAATAAAATCCCTGGTCAAGGAAAAAAACGCCATCATTCTGGCACACAATTACGAACCGGCCGAGATTCAGGACATCGCCGACCTGTGCGGCGATTCACTGGAGCTGAGCATCAGGGCCTCCCAAACCGACGCCGAGGTCATCCTGTTCTGCGGCGTGCATTTCATGGCGGAAACCGCTTCCATTCTTTCCCCGGAAAAAACGGTTCTGCTGCCCAGACAGGAAGCCGGGTGCCCCATGGCGGACATGATCACCCCGGAAGCTCTCGAGAAAAAACTGAAGGAGCTGCCACCCATGCCGGTAGTCACCTACGTTAACTCCCCGGCGGCGGTCAAGGCCCTTTCAACCATCTGCTGCACCTCCGCCAACGCCGTCAAGGTGGTCAACAGCCTTCCCGACGACGAGGTTCTCATGGCGCCGGACCGCAATCTGGCCCGTTACACCGCCGCCCACTCCGACAAAAAGATCCATTTGTGGGAAGGGTTCTGCCCGGTCCATGACCGCCTGACCGTAGAGGAGGTGCGAAGCGCCCTGCAGGCGCACCCCGAAGCGGTGTTCATGGCCCACCCGGAATGCCGCCTCGACGTGCTCGAGCTGGCCGACGCCGTGGTCAGCACCTCCGGCATGATCAGGTACGCCGCCGAAAGCCCTGAAAAGGAATTTATCGTCGGAACCGAGGCAGGCCTGCTCCATCCCATCCGGAAAGCCAATCCCGGAAAGACATTCTACCCGGTTTCGGAAAAGATGATCTGCCCGGACATGAAAAAAATCAGTCTGGAAGATGTCGCCAGAAGCCTCGAATTCATGACCGGGGTCGTCAAGGTGCCCGATGAGATCAGGATGCCGGCGCTCAAGGCCGTGGAGCGCATGATCGAACTGAAATGA
- a CDS encoding YebC/PmpR family DNA-binding transcriptional regulator: MSGHSKWSSIKHKKGAADAKRGKIFTKLIKEITVAARMGGSGDPDANPRLRTAIAAAKNENMPKDNIERAIKKGTGELEGVNYEESAYEGYGPGGAAVFIESLTDNKNRAVADIRHIFSKCGGNMGENGCVAWMFDKKGYIVVERSGVDEDVLMEVALDAGAEDVREDDSNFEIITAPEDFEAVKAAIDENDIACIDAEVTMLPQNTADLKGKEAEQMIRLMEMLDDCEDVQKVYTNADIPEDLI, from the coding sequence AAAGGTGCCGCGGATGCTAAAAGGGGAAAGATTTTCACCAAGCTGATCAAGGAGATCACCGTGGCGGCCCGCATGGGCGGCAGCGGCGACCCGGACGCCAATCCAAGGCTGAGAACGGCCATTGCGGCGGCAAAAAACGAAAACATGCCCAAGGACAACATCGAAAGGGCCATCAAGAAAGGCACCGGCGAGCTGGAGGGGGTCAACTACGAGGAAAGCGCCTATGAGGGCTACGGCCCCGGCGGCGCGGCGGTGTTCATCGAGTCTTTGACCGACAACAAAAACCGGGCCGTGGCGGACATCCGGCATATTTTCAGCAAATGCGGCGGCAACATGGGTGAAAACGGGTGCGTGGCCTGGATGTTCGATAAAAAAGGCTATATCGTGGTGGAGCGTTCCGGGGTGGACGAGGATGTTCTCATGGAGGTGGCCCTGGATGCCGGTGCCGAGGACGTGCGCGAGGACGACAGCAATTTCGAGATTATCACCGCACCGGAGGACTTCGAAGCCGTGAAGGCCGCCATCGATGAAAACGACATCGCCTGCATCGACGCCGAGGTGACCATGCTGCCGCAGAACACGGCGGATCTCAAGGGCAAAGAGGCCGAGCAGATGATCCGGCTGATGGAAATGCTGGACGACTGCGAGGACGTGCAGAAAGTGTATACCAACGCGGATATACCGGAAGACTTGATTTAA